The genomic DNA AGAGTCGTTTAAGTAAGCCAACATCTCTGCGGTTTCTAGACCAATACTTTCACCGATATCTAATAACACCTCAGTATCTGAAATGTTTTTTCCTTCGGTAAAATAGGCAGTGAAAAAAGCGAGTTTTAATTGAGTTTGTAAGCCAATAGAGTGGGCGTAATCAAGAAGAATATGACATTGACGAGTATTATAAATTCGGGATTCATCATTAAAATTAAAGTCGAAACCAACGGATTTGCCCAGTTCAACGAGTCGTTGACGGTTTTGTTCACTTTCTTCCTTAGAAGATCCGTATTTTCTGGCGATGTGGTCACGTAGGTTTTCACCTTCAGGTGGCATATCTGGATTTAATTCAAATGGATACCATTCTACATCTATTTGATTTTGCCAGTTATTTTTTAAAACGGCTTCTTTAAGGTGTTTAATTCCAATGACACACCAAGGGCACACTACATCTGAAATGATGTCTATTTTTAGTTTTCTATCGGACATACTGCATCCTTGCCATTTTACGAAAGTAAGGCAAGTATTATGGAAGTTGAATATGTCGTGTCAATAGAAAAGGGTAACTAAATATAAAGTTCTTGCTTTCCTACGGCTTTAAGACCCGCTAGGACAAAGGTATAGAGTTGGTTAACAAGTTGATGTTGTGGAATTTTTTGTAATGGTTGAAGCGGTGTGAGTTGATTGCGACCAGTGACGATCAACATTAAATAAGGTGCCATGCTACTGATTAAGCAAGGTAATAATGTTGGAGAATCTATTGGGATCCCTGAAACCTCGCTTAAAATAGATTTAATTAATTGAATCTTGGGTAAAACTTCATTATCTAATAACGTTGCGAAATTAGAGGTAGGGGAAAGTATTTCTCGTGACAGTACTTGAATTTGCCAACGATGCTCTTCAAATGCATGGCTATAAATAATTTCCATTAGTTTTAACAGTTTTTCATCTGCCGTTATTGTGAGTTGATGAATCGCCGTTAAATCTTCTAGACGTATAATGCTGCGATGTGCTTCGGCTAAAACACATTGATATAAACCATTTCTGTTTTTGAAATGATAATTGATAGACGCTAAATCGACTTGTGCAGCATGGGCAATACTTTTATTGGTAGTTTCAGAAAAGCCATTAGCGGCAAACAATAGACCTGAGGTTGTGAGTATTTTTTGACGAGTCATGTCTCCATCGGTACGGCTTGATACTTTTCGATTCATATTTGTTGTCTACTTATCTTGCTTGATTATTATTCAACCTTAGGCTACTTTAAGTTTAAATTCAATTTAAACTTTATTGTTTTAAATATGCTTTTTGAATTCAGTGATTGAAAAAGTAGGGGCATTACGATGGAGAAAAAGATGAAATGCATGAGTAAAATATGGATTGTATTCTTTGTTGGTCTATTGCCAGCTTGTACGCCGG from Vibrio casei includes the following:
- a CDS encoding DsbA family oxidoreductase → MSDRKLKIDIISDVVCPWCVIGIKHLKEAVLKNNWQNQIDVEWYPFELNPDMPPEGENLRDHIARKYGSSKEESEQNRQRLVELGKSVGFDFNFNDESRIYNTRQCHILLDYAHSIGLQTQLKLAFFTAYFTEGKNISDTEVLLDIGESIGLETAEMLAYLNDSSEHDKVDVIEGQWREMGISGVPTVVFNNEQGLTGAQSVESYEEMLNHYLVTKTE
- a CDS encoding TetR/AcrR family transcriptional regulator; amino-acid sequence: MNRKVSSRTDGDMTRQKILTTSGLLFAANGFSETTNKSIAHAAQVDLASINYHFKNRNGLYQCVLAEAHRSIIRLEDLTAIHQLTITADEKLLKLMEIIYSHAFEEHRWQIQVLSREILSPTSNFATLLDNEVLPKIQLIKSILSEVSGIPIDSPTLLPCLISSMAPYLMLIVTGRNQLTPLQPLQKIPQHQLVNQLYTFVLAGLKAVGKQELYI